In one Rutidosis leptorrhynchoides isolate AG116_Rl617_1_P2 chromosome 8, CSIRO_AGI_Rlap_v1, whole genome shotgun sequence genomic region, the following are encoded:
- the LOC139861338 gene encoding sucrose-phosphatase 2-like, producing the protein MDRLKSSARLMIVSDLDHTMVDHHDPENRSILRFNALWEAKYRHDSLLVFSTGRSPTLYKQLRKEKPMLTPDITIMSVGTEITYGNAMVPDEGWVDVLNNKWDKKIVAEEASKFPELTLQSETEQRPHKASFYVKKEKAQEVMKNLSEILIKRGLDVKIIYSGGMDLDILPQGAGKGQALAYLHKRLTAEGKLPQNTLACGDSGNDAELFTIPDVHGVMVKNAQEELLQWHAENAKNNPKIIHADETCAAGIIQAIGYFKLGPNKSPRDLPDFLDSKLDHFDPAYEVVKFYLFLEMWQRAEIENSQHFIDNLKAVSSPSGVFINPFGVEQSLHDVIGKLKDCYGSKKGKQYQVWVDQVFPAQIDSDTWLVKFKKLEQIGEVQQGCYTTAILSSKDVKPSQGLTWVHVHQTWMEGSTGGNNWYL; encoded by the exons ATGGATCGACTCAAGAGTTCTGCACGTCTCATGATCGTCTCTGATCTCGACCATACTATG GTTGATCATCATGATCCTGAGAACCGTTCGATACTAAGGTTTAATGCCTTATGGGAAGCTAAATACCGTCATGATTCATTGCTAGTTTTCTCAACCGGAAGATCGCCTACACTGTACAAACAGTTGAGGAAAGAAAAGCCGATGTTAACCCCTGATATCACCATCATGTCTGTGGGGACTGAGATTACGTACGGTAATGCAATGGTGCCAGATGAAGGTTGGGTCGACGTTTTGAATAATAAATGGGATAAAAAGATAGTTGCAGAAGAAGCAAGCAAATTTCCTGAACTTACTCTGCAG TCTGAAACTGAGCAGCGCCCTCACAAAGCTAGTTTCTATGTTAAGAAAGAAAAGGCGCAAGAAGTAATGAAGAATCTTTCTGAAATTCTGATCAAACGAGGG CTGGATGTGAAAATAATTTACAGTGGTGGGATGGATTTGGATATATTGCCGCAAGGGGCTGGAAAAGGTCAAGCTCTCGCTTATTTGCATAAAAGATTGACGGCAGAGGGCAAATTACCGCAAAATACTTTGGCATGTGGAGATTCGGGGAATGATGCTGAACTATTTACCATTCCAGACGTACATGGTGTCATG GTCAAGAATGCACAGGAAGAACTGTTGCAATGGCATGCTGAAAATGCCAAAAATAACCCTAAGATTATTCATGCTGATGAAACATGTGCAGCTGGTATCATACAAGCAATTGGTTATTTTAAGCTCGGCCCAAATAAATCACCCAGAGATTTACCTGATTTTTTAGACTCTAAGTTGGACCATTTTGACCCTGCTTACGAAGTAGTGAAGTTTTATTTGTTTCTCGAGATGTGGCAACGTGCAGAAATTGAGAATTCGCAACATTTTATTGACAATCTGAAAGCAGTTAGT TCCCCATCTGGTGTATTTATCAATCCGTTTGGTGTCGAGCAATCTCTTCATGATGTCATCGGTAAGCTAAAAGACTGCTATGGATCTAAAAAAGGAAAACAATATCAAGTTTGGGTTGATCAAGTCTTCCCTGCTCAAATTGATTCTGACACATGGCTCGTTAAATTCAAGAAGTTGGAGCAAATTG GTGAAGTACAGCAGGGTTGCTATACTACTGCTATACTGAGTTCAAAG GATGTGAAACCGTCACAAGGGCTTACGTGGGTCCATGTGCACCAGACATGGATGGAAGGATCCACGGGCGGCAACAATTGGTATCTTTAA